A genomic segment from Spinacia oleracea cultivar Varoflay chromosome 3, BTI_SOV_V1, whole genome shotgun sequence encodes:
- the LOC130469677 gene encoding probable GTP-binding protein OBGM, mitochondrial yields MLREVTVEVGMEVCDVVELIGMASLMNGRWGGHGTSKNKIGSRGEDKVVQVPVSTAIYFVESEIPSIVEKSSSVIHPWDLPGIFTSDLLASDQLSTFSLWEPDMD; encoded by the exons ATGTTAAGGGAGGTGACAGTGGAAGTGGGAATGGAAGTTTGTGACGTAGTTGAACTGATCGGTATGGCAAGCCTGATG AATGGACGATGGGGTGGGCATGGTACTTCAAAGAATAAGATCGGCAGCCGTGGAGAAGACAAG GTTGTGCAAGTTCCTGTTTCTACTGCTATCTATTTTGTGGAGAGTGAAATCCCTTCAATAGTGGAGAAGTCATCTTCTGTGATTCACCCTTGGGATCTTCCAGGTATTTTTACTTCTGATCTCCTTGCATCTGATCAGCTATCCACTTTTAGTTTGTGGGAGCCGGATATGGATTAG
- the LOC130470319 gene encoding uncharacterized protein isoform X1, with amino-acid sequence MVFSLLTSGAPFSLSSRVPSQELLRDFLSYPHLLQPPRRHHLHATVIHRDATISTLPSPTATISTSSPIQLILTHPKNMFMLFAQTRPQLLWVADISTTSIQFSLTSLQTLAG; translated from the exons ATGGTTTTCTCTCTCTTGACTTCTGGtgctccattttctctctcttcacgaGTTCCCTCTCAGGAGCTCCTTCGTGATTTTCTCTCCTATCCTCACCTGCTGCAACCACCGCGCCGGCACCATCTCCACGCTACCGTCATCCACCGAGACGCCACCATCTCCACCCTTCCATCTCCGACCGCCACCATATCTACGTCTTCTCCTATC CAGCTGATCCTGACGCACCCCAAGAATATGTTTATGCTCTTTGCCCAGACAAGACCACAATTGCTCTGGGTAGCAGATATCAGCACAACATCAATACAGTTCTCTCTTACCTCTCTTCAAACTCTGGCTGGGTGA
- the LOC130470319 gene encoding uncharacterized protein isoform X2, with product MVFSLLTSGAPFSLSSRVPSQELLRDFLSYPHLLQPPRRHHLHATVIHRDATISTLPSPTATISTSSPILILTHPKNMFMLFAQTRPQLLWVADISTTSIQFSLTSLQTLAG from the exons ATGGTTTTCTCTCTCTTGACTTCTGGtgctccattttctctctcttcacgaGTTCCCTCTCAGGAGCTCCTTCGTGATTTTCTCTCCTATCCTCACCTGCTGCAACCACCGCGCCGGCACCATCTCCACGCTACCGTCATCCACCGAGACGCCACCATCTCCACCCTTCCATCTCCGACCGCCACCATATCTACGTCTTCTCCTATC CTGATCCTGACGCACCCCAAGAATATGTTTATGCTCTTTGCCCAGACAAGACCACAATTGCTCTGGGTAGCAGATATCAGCACAACATCAATACAGTTCTCTCTTACCTCTCTTCAAACTCTGGCTGGGTGA